Proteins co-encoded in one Chloroflexota bacterium genomic window:
- a CDS encoding PmoA family protein encodes MSEELGTDMDAFTVTTEQIDLPRTATPQARRVAVAWRGRPICAFTQGVHRCYLYPLYSPGGVPLTAESPVDHPHHDSITVGADMVTAKFPPLTPAISPLSESGTYNLYANNVFQGRSPGRTWSVDVNATELAPDHLRVVQTVEWQGPEEWGAADGRRVLALETRTTDIRPGEVVNTVDIRSQLRPTEWDLTIGPTRHAYFTVRLAYGIRVVDGGTLVDADGRSGGAAITNCASAWVDASGPAPHNARAGLSILGHASTAHVPWVAYDWGTVNVNPLAREAATVPRGDTLDLGIRLLAHDGDAVEADIAAHAATFAAETDAGASISSVASRP; translated from the coding sequence ATGAGCGAGGAGTTGGGTACGGACATGGACGCTTTCACCGTCACCACTGAGCAAATCGATCTGCCCCGCACCGCCACGCCGCAGGCGCGTCGCGTGGCCGTCGCCTGGCGCGGCCGGCCCATCTGCGCCTTCACCCAGGGCGTGCATCGTTGCTATCTGTACCCGTTGTATTCGCCCGGCGGCGTGCCGCTGACCGCGGAGAGTCCCGTCGACCATCCACACCACGACTCGATCACGGTGGGCGCAGACATGGTCACGGCCAAGTTCCCGCCGCTGACGCCGGCCATATCGCCGCTGTCCGAGTCCGGCACCTACAACCTCTATGCCAACAACGTGTTTCAAGGACGCTCGCCGGGCCGCACCTGGTCCGTGGACGTCAACGCGACCGAGCTGGCACCGGATCACTTGCGCGTGGTGCAGACGGTCGAGTGGCAGGGACCGGAGGAGTGGGGGGCCGCGGACGGCCGGCGCGTGCTCGCCCTGGAAACCAGGACCACGGACATCCGTCCCGGCGAGGTCGTCAACACGGTCGACATCCGGTCGCAACTGCGGCCCACGGAGTGGGACCTGACCATCGGGCCCACCCGCCACGCCTATTTCACCGTGCGCCTGGCCTATGGGATTCGGGTGGTCGACGGCGGCACGCTGGTCGACGCCGACGGACGCAGCGGAGGGGCGGCGATCACCAATTGCGCGTCAGCCTGGGTGGATGCGTCGGGTCCGGCGCCGCACAACGCCAGGGCGGGCCTGAGCATCCTGGGGCACGCCTCTACGGCGCACGTGCCCTGGGTGGCCTACGACTGGGGCACGGTCAACGTGAACCCGTTGGCCCGCGAGGCGGCCACCGTGCCGCGAGGCGACACGCTGGATCTTGGCATTCGACTGCTCGCGCACGACGGCGACGCCGTCGAGGCGGACATTGCAGCCCACGCCGCGACGTTCGCGGCCGAAACCGACGCCGGTGCTAGCATTTCGAGCGTGGCCAGCCGCCCCTAG
- a CDS encoding OB-fold domain-containing protein: protein MTSQPQLTVYRCRHDGRLVMARGDACPTCGRYDMEPHEIPGDGRIAVWTTIHVPPTRYADEAPYTVVIVELDCGLRTMGRLIGDAGRALGARVRLRHVDPERGPEFETVDSV, encoded by the coding sequence GTGACTAGTCAGCCGCAGCTCACGGTCTATCGCTGTCGTCATGACGGTCGGCTGGTTATGGCGCGCGGCGATGCCTGCCCCACGTGCGGGCGCTATGACATGGAGCCGCACGAGATTCCCGGTGACGGACGGATCGCCGTCTGGACAACCATCCACGTGCCCCCGACGCGGTACGCCGACGAAGCGCCCTACACGGTCGTGATCGTCGAGCTGGATTGTGGCTTGCGCACCATGGGACGACTGATCGGGGATGCCGGGCGTGCCCTGGGCGCACGTGTTCGCCTGCGCCACGTCGATCCGGAACGCGGGCCGGAATTCGAAACCGTCGATTCGGTGTAG
- a CDS encoding CehA/McbA family metallohydrolase, which translates to MNPYEPISIADLCNVPAEVAGPETPDLLGAQDFRGLAFAVGDPARGTIAQFGPGGHPEPKALPVGRAVHTLTFAHALLDTAIAHGGAPGGEVGRYTFKYENGTRIDVPLRDRFEIGWISRHFSMRPGQPYLAERNGEDGMQPRYEGPYDEQQRRITEVATGRLRSFFLWTWRNPHPEHAIASIEISGGPLPWVLGGVSAGFVDEDPLERAPRRPVRIELTRPEDAAKPFDLDVQVKRGSATYAQPLPQDPEAFVDAVNKGWGEADNLTSSPAYTEVSAVPSAEVSVAQGDEVLGTARFGDLQAQGTVQASPRLRLSLPESGRNWVHTRVLDADTGRPVPCRIHFRSPEGVPYQPYGHHPHLFSGFSTWGRDAFGDVRMDQVTYAYVDGACQGWLPRGRVIVDVARGFEYEPLRTEVEIKPGQRDLELRIGRWTDMNAQGWYSGDTHVHFLAGNGAVLESAGEDLNVANVLQSQWGHYFSNTDDFTGRPQVSDDGKTIVSFGQENRQHFLGHLTLLGHTEPIMPWCTDGPGEAELGGPLQTTMSHWAEACREQGGTVVLPHFPWPNGDPVALIALGLADAVEMCRQVPFDHDEYYRYLNAGYRLPLVGGTDKMATDTPVGIYRTYVQLAEDMPFTYDAWRAQMSAGRTFMSSGPLIGLSVEGHAIGDTVHLPSNGGTVHVEAWAEGSLPIYNLQIVQEGRVVAETVASDGARRLELSERLRADGHTWFAARTGGADYYDAPYYLDGWKRQRFAHTSPVYVSTGGDWRMWNDATAEYMLTMIDGNLSYVRRRASSEPADDSVTHHHGEPDHTAYLERPLLAARDAIHRRMHQLGIAH; encoded by the coding sequence GTGAATCCCTACGAACCTATTTCTATCGCTGACCTCTGCAACGTTCCCGCCGAGGTGGCCGGACCCGAAACGCCCGATTTGCTCGGTGCACAGGACTTTCGCGGGTTGGCGTTCGCCGTGGGCGACCCGGCGCGCGGAACTATTGCGCAGTTCGGTCCCGGCGGACACCCGGAGCCAAAAGCGCTGCCGGTGGGTCGTGCCGTACACACCCTCACGTTTGCGCACGCGCTGCTGGACACGGCCATCGCCCACGGCGGAGCGCCCGGCGGCGAGGTGGGTCGCTACACGTTCAAATACGAAAACGGAACTCGAATCGACGTTCCCCTGCGCGATCGATTCGAAATCGGCTGGATTTCACGCCATTTCTCGATGCGGCCCGGCCAGCCGTATCTGGCCGAGCGCAACGGCGAAGACGGCATGCAACCGCGCTACGAAGGCCCCTACGACGAGCAGCAGCGGCGGATCACGGAGGTCGCCACGGGACGATTGCGGTCGTTCTTCCTCTGGACGTGGCGCAACCCGCATCCCGAGCACGCGATCGCGAGCATCGAAATCAGCGGCGGCCCGCTGCCGTGGGTGCTGGGTGGCGTCTCGGCTGGCTTCGTCGACGAAGACCCGCTGGAGCGCGCGCCGCGCCGTCCCGTGCGGATCGAGTTGACGCGCCCCGAGGACGCCGCGAAGCCATTCGATCTGGATGTGCAGGTCAAGCGGGGCTCGGCGACCTACGCCCAGCCGCTGCCGCAGGACCCCGAGGCCTTTGTGGACGCGGTCAACAAGGGCTGGGGCGAGGCGGACAACCTCACCTCGAGCCCCGCATATACGGAGGTCAGCGCGGTCCCGTCCGCCGAAGTCAGCGTGGCGCAGGGTGACGAGGTGCTCGGCACGGCGCGATTCGGCGATCTGCAGGCCCAGGGCACGGTGCAAGCCTCGCCGCGGCTCCGGCTCAGCCTGCCCGAATCGGGCCGCAACTGGGTGCACACGCGCGTGCTCGACGCCGACACCGGTCGACCAGTGCCCTGTCGCATTCACTTCCGCTCGCCCGAGGGCGTGCCCTACCAGCCCTACGGCCACCACCCGCACCTGTTTTCCGGCTTTTCGACCTGGGGCCGCGACGCTTTCGGCGATGTGCGCATGGACCAGGTCACTTACGCCTACGTCGACGGCGCCTGCCAGGGCTGGCTGCCGCGCGGTCGGGTGATCGTGGATGTCGCGCGGGGGTTCGAGTACGAGCCGTTGCGGACGGAAGTCGAAATCAAGCCGGGGCAGCGGGACCTGGAGCTGCGCATCGGCCGCTGGACCGACATGAACGCCCAGGGCTGGTACAGCGGCGACACGCACGTGCACTTCCTGGCCGGCAACGGCGCGGTGCTCGAGTCGGCGGGCGAGGACCTCAACGTCGCCAACGTGCTCCAGTCGCAGTGGGGCCACTACTTCAGCAACACCGACGACTTCACCGGGCGGCCCCAGGTGTCGGACGACGGCAAGACCATCGTCTCGTTCGGCCAGGAGAACCGGCAGCACTTTCTCGGACATCTCACGCTGCTCGGCCACACCGAGCCGATCATGCCCTGGTGCACCGACGGTCCCGGCGAGGCCGAGCTGGGCGGCCCGCTGCAGACCACCATGTCCCACTGGGCCGAGGCCTGCCGCGAGCAGGGCGGCACCGTGGTGCTGCCGCACTTCCCCTGGCCCAATGGCGACCCGGTGGCCCTGATCGCTTTGGGGCTGGCCGACGCCGTGGAGATGTGTCGCCAGGTTCCCTTCGACCACGACGAGTACTACCGCTATCTCAACGCGGGCTACCGCCTGCCGCTGGTGGGCGGCACCGACAAGATGGCCACGGACACGCCCGTGGGCATCTACCGCACCTACGTCCAGCTTGCCGAGGACATGCCCTTCACCTACGACGCCTGGCGCGCGCAAATGAGCGCCGGACGCACCTTCATGTCCAGTGGTCCGCTCATCGGGCTCAGCGTCGAGGGCCACGCCATCGGCGATACGGTGCATCTGCCAAGCAACGGCGGCACGGTGCACGTCGAGGCCTGGGCGGAAGGCAGCCTGCCCATCTACAACCTGCAGATCGTGCAGGAAGGCCGGGTCGTGGCCGAAACCGTGGCGTCCGACGGCGCTCGGCGGCTGGAGCTGAGCGAGCGGCTACGCGCGGACGGACACACGTGGTTCGCGGCCCGCACCGGCGGAGCGGACTACTACGACGCGCCCTACTACCTCGACGGCTGGAAGCGGCAGCGATTCGCCCACACGTCGCCGGTCTACGTGTCGACCGGAGGCGATTGGCGCATGTGGAACGACGCCACCGCCGAATACATGCTCACCATGATCGACGGCAACCTCAGCTACGTCCGCCGCCGCGCAAGCAGCGAGCCAGCCGATGACTCAGTCACCCACCACCACGGCGAGCCGGACCACACCGCCTACCTGGAGCGCCCGCTCCTAGCCGCCCGCGACGCCATCCACCGCCGCATGCACCAGCTGGGGATCGCGCACTAG
- a CDS encoding aspartate aminotransferase family protein: MLETTTRDALVSADIEHLIHQLTRAGHHARTGPVIVESASGATLRLADGREILDGTSGLWCVNAGHGRAELADAAADQMRRLAFAHTSSGFSHQPAIELAARLASLTPGDLTAAYFTSGGAEANETAFKFARYYWRLRGQPGKALVLSHVRGYHGLTHGAQSATGLTEYHGTFGDLAEGFDKVPPPYPYRWEEYAPADIDADDIASAVAVARRIEEVGPERVAAVIMEPVLGTGGVIVPPDGYLRAVREVCDRYDVLMIADEVITGFGRTGTWFGSQHEDVVPDMMTFAKGVTSGYLPLGGVMLREHLRDAMRDAPGDPPLMHVFTYSGHPVPCAVALANLEILENEGIVDGVAAKGRRLRQRLDELHDLPEVGEIRSAGLMSGVELVRDEDTREPYHVSERPTAVAAAALERGLATRALLGGTMQLAPPLIISDEEIDRAVGILAESIVATR; encoded by the coding sequence ATGCTTGAAACGACGACGCGCGATGCGCTGGTCTCGGCGGACATTGAGCATCTGATCCATCAACTCACGCGCGCCGGTCACCACGCGCGCACGGGTCCGGTGATCGTCGAGTCGGCGAGCGGCGCCACCCTGCGGCTGGCCGATGGGCGGGAGATTCTGGACGGCACGTCGGGCCTGTGGTGCGTCAACGCCGGTCACGGCCGCGCCGAGTTGGCCGATGCGGCGGCGGATCAGATGCGGCGTTTGGCCTTTGCCCACACGTCAAGCGGGTTTTCCCACCAGCCGGCCATCGAACTGGCCGCGCGTCTGGCGTCGTTGACTCCCGGTGACCTTACCGCGGCCTACTTCACCTCCGGCGGCGCCGAGGCCAACGAGACCGCCTTCAAGTTCGCACGCTACTACTGGCGCTTGCGGGGACAGCCGGGCAAGGCGCTAGTGCTCTCCCACGTGCGCGGCTATCACGGGCTGACGCACGGCGCGCAGTCGGCCACCGGGCTCACCGAATACCACGGCACCTTTGGCGACCTGGCCGAGGGCTTCGACAAGGTGCCGCCGCCCTATCCCTACCGCTGGGAGGAGTACGCACCGGCCGACATCGACGCTGACGACATCGCCAGTGCCGTTGCCGTGGCGCGGCGGATCGAGGAGGTCGGGCCGGAGCGCGTGGCCGCCGTGATCATGGAGCCCGTGCTCGGCACCGGCGGCGTGATCGTGCCGCCGGACGGCTACTTGCGCGCCGTGCGCGAGGTCTGCGACCGGTATGACGTGCTCATGATCGCCGACGAGGTGATCACGGGATTTGGCCGCACGGGTACCTGGTTCGGATCCCAGCACGAGGACGTGGTCCCCGACATGATGACCTTCGCCAAAGGCGTCACCAGCGGCTATCTGCCCCTGGGCGGTGTGATGCTGCGGGAACACCTGCGGGACGCGATGCGCGACGCGCCGGGCGACCCGCCTCTCATGCACGTATTCACCTACTCAGGTCATCCGGTGCCGTGCGCCGTGGCGCTGGCGAATCTCGAGATTCTCGAGAACGAGGGCATCGTGGACGGCGTGGCGGCCAAGGGCCGCCGTCTGCGCCAACGCCTGGACGAGCTGCACGACCTGCCCGAAGTCGGCGAGATCCGGTCGGCGGGCCTGATGTCCGGCGTGGAGCTGGTGCGCGACGAGGACACCAGGGAGCCGTACCACGTCAGCGAGCGACCGACCGCCGTGGCCGCGGCGGCGCTGGAGCGCGGGCTGGCCACGCGCGCCCTGCTGGGCGGAACGATGCAGCTGGCCCCGCCGCTGATCATCAGCGACGAGGAGATTGATCGCGCGGTGGGAATCCTGGCGGAGTCCATCGTCGCCACGCGCTGA
- a CDS encoding phytanoyl-CoA dioxygenase family protein: MDPNCLAHVLTAGERDRFDAEGYLVVEGALSDAEVTALNAVLDRLRDADRLASPERYAGIDQRVLHLGFITLDPAFMDLIDHPRLFPKVWGILGPNIYLYSTHLIITPPQTDEFDSARDTLNWHQDSSWMGRDMPEIAVPARLSVKVAYLLTDHSQPGSANLWVLPGAHTRSSIDVPPDGEGQPAGAIPVCAPAGSAVIFDRRLWHDGSPNAAPWSRRALFYGYGYRWIRRRDKDAMPVPPDLLADAGPIRRQLLDYPSEGHEPLQFIGGESPLRDWLRQHGQLA, from the coding sequence ATGGACCCAAATTGCCTGGCGCATGTGCTGACGGCTGGCGAACGGGATCGCTTCGACGCCGAGGGCTACCTGGTGGTCGAAGGCGCCCTGAGCGACGCGGAGGTGACAGCGCTCAACGCGGTGCTCGATCGGCTGCGCGACGCCGACCGGCTGGCATCACCCGAACGCTACGCGGGCATCGACCAGCGGGTGCTCCATCTCGGCTTCATCACACTCGATCCGGCCTTCATGGACCTGATCGACCATCCCCGGCTGTTCCCAAAGGTGTGGGGAATCCTCGGGCCGAACATCTATCTCTACAGCACCCATCTCATCATCACTCCGCCGCAGACCGACGAGTTCGACTCCGCGCGGGACACGCTCAACTGGCACCAGGATTCGAGCTGGATGGGCCGGGACATGCCCGAGATCGCCGTGCCGGCGCGCCTGTCGGTGAAAGTGGCGTATCTCCTCACCGATCACTCGCAGCCCGGCAGCGCCAACCTGTGGGTGCTTCCGGGCGCGCACACGCGGTCCTCCATCGACGTCCCGCCGGACGGTGAGGGCCAGCCCGCCGGCGCCATCCCCGTCTGCGCGCCCGCCGGCAGCGCGGTGATCTTCGACCGGCGGCTCTGGCACGACGGCAGCCCCAATGCCGCGCCGTGGTCGCGCCGGGCGCTGTTCTACGGCTATGGCTATCGCTGGATTCGGCGGCGCGACAAGGATGCAATGCCGGTTCCACCCGACTTGCTCGCCGATGCCGGGCCGATCCGCCGGCAGTTGCTGGACTACCCGAGCGAGGGCCACGAGCCGCTGCAATTCATCGGCGGCGAGTCGCCGCTGCGCGACTGGTTGCGGCAGCACGGTCAGCTTGCCTAG
- a CDS encoding thiolase domain-containing protein: MHDVSIAGVGSTPFGKLPDSGIVELATEACRAALDDSGIPRDRVQALYLGNFIGERLADQGALAPIVARRLGLDGIPATKVEAACASGGIALRHGYLTVTAGIHDVVLVAGVEKMSNISTGEVTAALATAGDEDVEMRTGLTFPGAFAMVMQAHMARYGTSREQIAAVSVKNHDNGAANPKAQFRKPTTIDEVVSSRFVAEPLRLFDCPPISDGAAAAVVCTAEIARQYTSRGVRILASGQGSGPVALSGMDDLTSFPATIRAASEAFGQAGIGPGEVDVAEVHDCFTIAELVATEDLGLVPRGEGGRAVESGETAVDGRLPVNPSGGLIAKGHPVGASGVGQIYDLALQLRGEAANQVAGARIGLAHSMGGCGAAATVHILARD; the protein is encoded by the coding sequence TTGCACGACGTAAGCATCGCCGGCGTCGGCTCGACTCCGTTCGGCAAGCTGCCGGACAGCGGGATTGTCGAGCTGGCGACCGAGGCCTGCCGCGCGGCACTCGACGACAGCGGCATCCCGCGCGACCGGGTGCAGGCGCTGTATTTGGGCAATTTCATCGGCGAGCGCCTGGCCGACCAGGGGGCGCTGGCGCCCATCGTCGCGCGGCGTCTCGGTCTCGACGGCATACCCGCGACGAAGGTTGAGGCCGCCTGCGCGTCCGGGGGCATTGCCCTGCGGCACGGCTACCTGACCGTCACCGCAGGCATTCATGATGTCGTGCTCGTGGCCGGCGTCGAGAAGATGTCGAATATTTCCACCGGCGAGGTAACCGCCGCGCTGGCCACCGCCGGCGACGAGGACGTCGAAATGCGAACCGGCCTCACGTTTCCGGGAGCCTTTGCCATGGTGATGCAGGCGCACATGGCGCGGTACGGCACCTCGCGGGAGCAGATTGCCGCCGTCTCGGTCAAGAACCACGACAACGGCGCGGCGAATCCCAAGGCTCAATTTCGGAAGCCGACGACCATAGACGAGGTGGTCAGCTCACGCTTTGTCGCCGAGCCACTGCGGCTCTTCGACTGTCCGCCCATCAGCGACGGCGCGGCGGCGGCGGTTGTCTGCACTGCGGAAATCGCGCGTCAGTACACCAGCCGCGGCGTGCGCATTCTCGCCTCGGGTCAGGGGTCGGGGCCGGTGGCGCTGAGCGGGATGGATGACCTGACATCGTTTCCCGCCACGATACGCGCGGCGTCCGAGGCATTTGGGCAGGCGGGAATCGGACCCGGTGAAGTGGACGTGGCCGAGGTGCACGACTGCTTCACCATTGCGGAGCTGGTGGCGACCGAAGATCTCGGCCTGGTTCCGCGCGGGGAGGGCGGACGCGCGGTGGAATCCGGCGAGACCGCCGTGGACGGCCGGTTGCCGGTCAACCCCAGCGGAGGGCTGATCGCCAAGGGCCACCCGGTGGGCGCGAGCGGCGTCGGGCAGATCTACGATCTCGCGCTGCAGCTTCGCGGCGAGGCCGCCAATCAGGTCGCCGGCGCCCGCATCGGCCTGGCGCACAGCATGGGTGGCTGCGGCGCGGCGGCCACCGTGCACATCCTCGCCCGTGACTAG
- a CDS encoding NAD(P)/FAD-dependent oxidoreductase: MSQLSPEILFDVLVIGCGPAGTQAAVSAAHQMRHVALIDGGAVSLRRGRHFWSKSVEFVDAPVFPGITGPAFNRALKEWTEAQPEHEVTIDGESRYIGIRRIPGYVTDIERVQDGTLAVTMSTAMLPRDGAAPPTETVRARTVVVASGFEDAWPDIEIESSAERAYARYGVVFRFAGNHRGWHVCVRCDGHLHTDQELAIVGVGDYIFDVVHGAQDFTHRMTVLTNGRPHGMSDAVLAEMARRGVRLETERIEAHIGSGRDLLGLRLADGRELFFDGFFVDEGLVPNDEFLSRFSPQHDDEGLLVCDEDHCVLDVDGNPIPGVWACGDIVAGERNLIASAFASGQDAGLEASDSLRRWAPVK; encoded by the coding sequence ATGAGTCAGCTTTCGCCGGAAATCCTGTTCGACGTGCTGGTAATTGGCTGCGGGCCGGCGGGGACCCAGGCCGCGGTGAGCGCGGCGCACCAGATGCGGCACGTGGCGCTGATCGACGGCGGGGCCGTGAGCCTGCGCCGCGGCCGGCACTTCTGGTCGAAGTCGGTCGAGTTCGTGGACGCGCCGGTATTTCCGGGCATCACCGGACCGGCGTTCAACCGGGCGCTGAAAGAGTGGACCGAGGCACAGCCGGAACATGAGGTCACCATCGACGGCGAGTCGCGGTACATCGGCATTCGCCGCATCCCCGGCTATGTCACCGATATCGAAAGGGTCCAGGACGGCACCCTGGCAGTGACCATGTCGACGGCGATGCTGCCCCGCGACGGCGCGGCGCCACCCACGGAGACGGTCCGGGCGCGCACGGTGGTCGTGGCCTCGGGGTTCGAGGACGCCTGGCCCGACATAGAGATCGAATCTTCGGCGGAGCGGGCCTATGCGCGCTACGGCGTGGTGTTTCGATTTGCCGGCAATCACCGCGGGTGGCACGTCTGCGTGCGCTGCGACGGGCACCTGCACACCGACCAGGAACTCGCCATCGTCGGGGTGGGGGACTATATCTTCGACGTCGTGCACGGCGCGCAGGATTTCACCCACCGGATGACCGTGCTGACCAACGGACGACCCCACGGCATGTCGGACGCGGTGCTGGCGGAAATGGCGCGCCGGGGCGTGCGGCTCGAGACCGAGCGGATCGAAGCCCACATCGGCAGCGGACGGGACCTGCTCGGGCTGCGCCTGGCCGACGGCCGGGAGCTTTTCTTCGACGGATTCTTCGTGGACGAGGGTCTCGTGCCCAACGACGAGTTTCTGTCCAGGTTCTCGCCGCAGCATGACGATGAGGGGCTCCTGGTGTGCGACGAAGACCACTGCGTATTGGACGTTGACGGCAATCCCATCCCCGGCGTCTGGGCCTGCGGCGACATCGTTGCCGGCGAGCGCAATCTCATCGCGTCCGCGTTTGCCAGCGGGCAGGACGCGGGTCTGGAAGCCAGCGACAGCTTGCGCCGGTGGGCGCCGGTCAAATGA
- a CDS encoding CocE/NonD family hydrolase, translating to MHPTFGVHYALDTKMPMRDGVQLSGDIYLPDAPGPFPTVLIRTPYDNNTPETIASARAFAQDGYACVVQDVRGRWDSDGVYYPFHNEATDGFDTHEWIGRQPWSNGRIGMSGPSYLGLVQWLSAPRGSQFLTCLAPRVVCPEFLGGLVRPGGALQLTTALTWGMRTNSRTAQSIAFHNWTEAFHTLPIKDLDLRAGRRLDFWHDWLEHDRYDDYWEEISVSHRWHEIRVPALTMGGWYDLYAADTLENVNNLRRFGATPEARQSRAIVGPWPHRLAESTRLGDVDFGVDSLVSLTQLERRWFNLWLKGEDDGLSEEPPLRLFTMGVNEWRDEHEWPLARTDWQTWYLHSEGSANTARGDGTLTTAAPGEERPDRYVYDPRFPVQSLGGTTCCTPEIVAWGPYDQRPVEARSDVLCYTSEPLPADLDVTGPITLVLYAATDGRDTDWTAKLVDVSPSGYAMNLCDGIVRARYRDGMAEPALLEPGRVYRYEIDVGVTSNVVRAGHRIRLEVSSSNFPCYDRNLNTGNDLASDTEMRAASQTVLHAHLHPSHLRLPVIPS from the coding sequence ATGCACCCCACATTCGGCGTTCACTACGCGCTGGATACCAAGATGCCGATGCGCGACGGCGTGCAGCTTTCGGGCGACATCTATCTGCCCGACGCTCCCGGCCCGTTCCCGACGGTGCTGATTCGCACGCCCTACGACAACAACACGCCGGAAACGATTGCGTCGGCCCGCGCCTTCGCCCAGGACGGCTACGCGTGCGTGGTGCAGGACGTGCGCGGTCGCTGGGACTCGGACGGCGTCTACTACCCCTTTCACAACGAGGCGACCGACGGCTTCGACACCCACGAGTGGATCGGGCGGCAACCGTGGAGCAACGGCCGCATCGGCATGAGCGGCCCGTCGTATCTGGGACTGGTGCAGTGGCTCAGCGCGCCTCGGGGAAGCCAATTCCTTACCTGTCTCGCGCCGCGGGTGGTGTGCCCGGAGTTCCTCGGCGGTCTGGTGCGACCGGGCGGGGCCTTGCAGCTCACCACGGCGCTCACCTGGGGCATGCGCACCAACTCACGCACGGCACAGAGCATCGCGTTTCACAACTGGACCGAGGCGTTTCACACGCTGCCGATCAAAGACCTGGACCTGCGCGCCGGCCGACGACTCGACTTCTGGCACGACTGGCTGGAGCACGACCGCTATGACGACTACTGGGAGGAGATCAGCGTCTCCCACCGCTGGCACGAGATCCGCGTGCCGGCGCTGACCATGGGCGGCTGGTACGACCTCTACGCCGCCGACACGCTGGAGAACGTCAACAACCTGCGGCGTTTCGGGGCCACGCCGGAGGCGCGCCAGAGCCGCGCGATCGTCGGTCCCTGGCCACACCGCCTGGCCGAGTCCACGCGGCTCGGCGACGTCGACTTTGGCGTCGATTCGCTGGTGAGCCTCACGCAGCTCGAGCGGCGCTGGTTCAACCTCTGGCTCAAGGGCGAGGACGACGGCTTGAGCGAGGAGCCGCCGCTGCGCCTGTTCACCATGGGTGTCAACGAATGGCGCGACGAGCACGAGTGGCCGCTGGCGCGCACCGACTGGCAGACCTGGTATCTGCACTCGGAAGGCAGCGCCAACACGGCGCGCGGCGACGGCACGCTGACGACCGCGGCTCCGGGCGAGGAGCGGCCCGACCGCTACGTCTACGATCCCCGGTTCCCCGTGCAGTCGCTGGGCGGCACTACCTGCTGCACGCCGGAGATCGTCGCCTGGGGGCCTTACGACCAACGCCCCGTCGAGGCCCGGTCGGACGTGCTCTGCTACACGTCGGAGCCGCTGCCAGCCGATCTGGACGTCACAGGACCCATCACGTTGGTGCTATATGCCGCCACCGACGGCCGCGACACCGACTGGACGGCCAAGCTGGTGGACGTGTCGCCCAGCGGCTACGCCATGAACCTTTGCGACGGCATCGTGCGCGCCCGCTACCGCGACGGCATGGCGGAGCCGGCGCTGCTGGAGCCGGGGAGGGTCTACCGCTACGAGATCGACGTGGGCGTGACCAGCAACGTCGTCCGCGCCGGGCACCGCATCCGGCTGGAAGTCTCGTCGTCGAATTTCCCGTGCTACGACCGCAATCTGAACACAGGCAACGACCTCGCCAGCGACACCGAGATGCGCGCCGCCTCGCAGACTGTGCTGCACGCGCACTTGCATCCGTCGCACCTGCGGCTGCCGGTGATTCCCTCCTAA